The Scheffersomyces stipitis CBS 6054 chromosome 5, complete sequence genome contains the following window.
GTACCTGACAACAAGGCCAGCTCACCTACGCCGACAGCCAAAAGACCCAAACTCCAGTCTCGCGAAGCATCAGTAGATCTTGAGGCACTCAGAAACGACGGACCTCCAGTGCATGAAATAGTTGGTGGTTCTTCCGTGAGACGTTATTTGAACGAACATGTGACCCGCCACTTACTTGAGGGGTTGAAGGAGGTGGGAAGCAGTAAACCTGAGGATCCCTTACAATATTTGGGGGAGTTTCTCTTACAGAgagcagcagaagagagaagtagaaagaagtagaaggCTATGAAAATTGACGAGAAGTAGAAAGAGACGAAAAGACAGAGtacaaaaagagaagaagaacaacatCAGCAAAACGTTTGGACCAATATTGGAATAGGAAGATAGAC
Protein-coding sequences here:
- the SDC1 gene encoding Set1C component SDC1 (Suppressor of CDC25 protein 1) (some similarity to COMPASS component SDC1; possibly involved in chromatin remodeling member of Set1p complex), coding for MGDETPVTAIAAEVEQTNTLGSVAIANGDSTDKLSIQALTSTTEPEVKSETEPEAISNSTIPAIASIATAVPDNKASSPTPTAKRPKLQSREASVDLEALRNDGPPVHEIVGGSSVRRYLNEHVTRHLLEGLKEVGSSKPEDPLQYLGEFLLQRAAEERSRKK